From the Porphyrobacter sp. CACIAM 03H1 genome, the window ATCACCATGAACACCGAGGAGATGAAGTTGTTGGCCGCGACCGAGCGCGAGGCTTCAGACTTGTCGACGCGGGTAGTGAGGAAGGCATAGAGCGGCACCACGAACATACCCCCCGCGACCGCGATAAGCAGCAGGTTGACGAGCAGCACCAGCGCCAGCGGCTGGGCGAGGAACTCGCTCACGGTGAACAGCTCGCCGCTCGCGGGCGCGAGGTTCCAGATGCGGGTGATGCCGTAGAAGGCGATCAGCAGCACGCCGAGCACCAGCACCGAGCGGGCCGAATAGCGCGCCGAGATGTCGCCCTTGAGCAGGGCGTTGATCGAGACCGATCCGATCGCGATGCCGGCCGAGAAGGCGACCAGCAGGACCGCGGCGACCTGCTTGTCGGCGAGCAGCACGTTCTTGGCGAGCGGGATGAACTGCACCGAGAGGATCGCCGCGATCGCCCAGAAATAGCTGATCGCCAGCACCGAATAGCGCAGCTCAGGATTGCCCATTGCGAAGGCGATCAGCGATTTCGAGGCGCGGACCGGGTTCCAGTCGACCTTCGTTTCCTCGGTCTGGGGCGGCGCGGGCGGCACCCAGCGGCAGGTCGCATAGCCGACCAGCGCGATGGCGATCACCGCGATGATGGAATCGTTGATGTGCATCGCCCCGCCCAGCATCATGCCGACGAGGATCGCCACGTAGGTGCCCGCCTCGACAAGGCCGGTGCCGGCCAGCACCTCGTCCTTGTGGAGGTGCTGCGGCAGGATCGCGTATTTGATCGGGCCGAAGAAGGTCGAATGGACCCCCATCGCGAACAGCGCGGCGAACATCAGGGGGAGGGCAAGACCCTCGATCTGGACCCCGCGCGAGGCGAGCAGGAGGCCGGTCGCGCCGACCGACATGATGATGATCTCGGCGAACTTGATCCAGCGGATGATGGTGGTCTTGTCGCGCATGTCGGCAAGCTGGCCGGCGGTGGCCGAGAACAGCACGAAGGGCAGCACGAACAGCGCGGTGGCGATGCCGCTGATCAGCGTCTCCATCTCGGGCGAATCGTAGACCGAATAGACCACGAACAGCACCATCGCGTTCTTGTAGAGATTGTCGTTGAGCGCGTTCAGGAGCTGGGTCAGGAACAGCGGCAGGAAGCGCCGCTTGCGCATCAGGTCGGTCGATGTGGTCATGCGGTTGTTACGCTGTCGCTTCCCTGTGTGTTACCGGCACATAGCGCGAAGGGCCGCAAGGGCAAGTGCATAGGCCGCGCGCCGACGTATCATCAAGGGTTTTGCGCGGCTTCGTCCGGCGCTAGAGGGGTGCGGAAGCCCATGTCGAGCCTGCCCAATATCCTCACGCTCTCGCGCATCTTCGCGGTGCCGCTCCTGGCCTTCTTCCTGTGGTGGCCGGACTGGCGGCTGGGCTATCTGGTGGGCTTCGTGCTCTATTGCATCATTGCCATCACCGACTTCTTCGACGGCTATCTGGCGCGCGCGCAGGGGACGGTCTCGAAGCTCGGCATCTTCCTGGATCCCATCGCCGACAAGATCATGGTCGCCGCCGTGATCCTCGTGCTGACGGCGCAGGGATACCTGCGCGGGCCCTATGCCGGGGACATCCACGTCATCGCGGGCCTCGTGATCCTCGTGCGCGAGATCGCCGTCTCGGGCCTGCGCGAATTCCTCGGCGGCATCCAGGTCTCGGTGCCGGTCTCCAAGCTCGCCAAGTGGAAGACGACCTTCCAGCTGGTCGCGCTGGGCGCGCTGATCCTCGGCGGGGCGGTGCATGGAAAGCCGTGCCAGTCGGTTTTCGAAGGCTGTGGCACGCTCGCGGACAGCTGGGTGCATCTGGTGGGCCTCGTCTCGC encodes:
- a CDS encoding MFS transporter — translated: MTTSTDLMRKRRFLPLFLTQLLNALNDNLYKNAMVLFVVYSVYDSPEMETLISGIATALFVLPFVLFSATAGQLADMRDKTTIIRWIKFAEIIIMSVGATGLLLASRGVQIEGLALPLMFAALFAMGVHSTFFGPIKYAILPQHLHKDEVLAGTGLVEAGTYVAILVGMMLGGAMHINDSIIAVIAIALVGYATCRWVPPAPPQTEETKVDWNPVRASKSLIAFAMGNPELRYSVLAISYFWAIAAILSVQFIPLAKNVLLADKQVAAVLLVAFSAGIAIGSVSINALLKGDISARYSARSVLVLGVLLIAFYGITRIWNLAPASGELFTVSEFLAQPLALVLLVNLLLIAVAGGMFVVPLYAFLTTRVDKSEASRSVAANNFISSVFMVIGAGIAGALGPLGIPLQEQLLLSLVLCVLSAHLARKLHATEALRVPEPA
- the pgsA gene encoding CDP-diacylglycerol--glycerol-3-phosphate 3-phosphatidyltransferase → MSSLPNILTLSRIFAVPLLAFFLWWPDWRLGYLVGFVLYCIIAITDFFDGYLARAQGTVSKLGIFLDPIADKIMVAAVILVLTAQGYLRGPYAGDIHVIAGLVILVREIAVSGLREFLGGIQVSVPVSKLAKWKTTFQLVALGALILGGAVHGKPCQSVFEGCGTLADSWVHLVGLVSLWTAAVLTCITGWDYLRVGLKHMD